TAGCATTGGCCATAATCAGTTTTCTCATTTTATCGCCGATTAAAGAAATGTTAGCTCTCTTAAGTGGTGCAGAAGAAGTAAGGATCTTTTCGAAGAGCCTTGGCTTTTCCAGCATAAAATAGAGAATAAAATACATGGACATCACTACGGTAAGGGTATTGAACGTTCCACTGACTGCAGAAGTAGAAAATTTTCCTACATTATCTTTCAGTTTCACCATGTTTTCTTTGCTCAGAATATCAAATCCTGTTTTAGAAAATATGTAAGAATGTATTTTATCCAGGAAAATATTGAACTTGGCCATATAAGCCTGTGCATTCCCCAGTTTATCAATAATCAGATCGGCAATAAAATAGATAGGAAGAATAAGGACGATAAGGCTCGCAAACATTAATGCAAATGCGGCAAGTGAAGGTCTCCATTTTTTTTCTTCCTGCAGATAAAAGTTATATTTTCTGCAGACCACATAAATGGTGATGGCCCCCAAAACTGAAGGAATAAACAATGCCAGATTAAAACAAATCAGACCCGCTAATACCACAATAATGGTCAGCAAAGACATCTGCTTTATCGCAACATTGCTTATTTGTTTGTCCTTATTCATCATGCATTTTTATTTATTTACTGTACATGATTTGTCTTGGTTTTCCTAAGAAAGCACAATAAGTAGAGTACATTACAATCATAATAAACGGAGCGGTTAAGATCACTCCAATTCCGCAAAGAATAACCCCCGCAATAGAGATCAGGAATCCTAAAAATCCGGTTAATAAGAAAATTCCGTAGTTTTCTTTAGCAATATTGAAAGATTTCCCTAAAGCCTCAGTAGCTGAAGCATTTTCAAATAACAGAATAGGATACCCTAATAAAAGGAAAGGATATACAAAAATAATAGGCAGTACACATAATGCAAGAGCAACTGATGAAATAATTCCAGACAGAAGGCTATAAATCAATATATTCACAAAATTCTGGCGGTACCCAATGAATAGATCAGAAAACTCAATAGGACTTTTGGTATTATATTTATTCACCATGTAGATCAATCCTACATACAAAGGAGATAATAAAAGTCCGAAAAGACTGGAAGCTCCCATATATAAAGGAAGTCCCGGAGCGCTCCAATAATTAAAGTCACCTCCTGAAGATTTCATATCTTCTACAATGGAAGCAGAATCAAATCCGGTAAGCATCTGAATAACAGACCCTCCAACCAGATAAATAATCATTGCTACGATTCCGTAACCGAAAACACCTTTATACATTTCAAAGGCATGAGAAATAATCGATCCCGTATCTCTGTTAGGTACAGAGCCCTGCTGATCAAATTCGTTAAATTCAGACATAGTTTAAATATTTAATGATTTTACCAAATTTAGTTTTTTTTAGTAAAAAATCATATTAAAAACGAATGAATTTTAACTTTTCTCTGAAAAAACGGTTTTATAAAGCGAATAAATCATTGCATTCCAAAAAGGAAATGTGAAAAGTCCTCCTATCAAAAACAGAACAAAACCTACATATTTAAATAGAAAAGCAACGATTACACAGACCATTATTTCCACGAAGTACATTTTAAGAGCTTTAAAGTTCAGAGAAATGGCCTCGAATATCCTTTTATTCGTAAAAAACATCAATGGAGCCACAAATATTGTTACTGCAACCCAAATTATAGCCAATACAACGGTAGGAATTGTAAACCGGTAAATAAAGAACCAGAAAAGAAAATATCCTAGATATTTAAAAAAGTTGAGCCCATTGTACCCTGCAAACAGATCCCCGATCACAACATTTTCTTTAAGATCAATTTTTCTGAAGATCTGGAACATCCCCAGATTCAATGGATACAAAAACGCTGTAGTTCCCCAGATGGCCAGTGTAAACATCTGATAATTTTCGGTAGCCGTTATCTCTTCCATTTTTTTCAGATACACCTTAGTGCCTTGCAAAAAGGCTTCCTCCAATTCTTTATTGTAAGAGAAAACATCATATTTTGCCCCAAAAAGCATAACAGCCGTAAGCAGTATTCCAAAAAAGATGATGGAAAACATCAACTGAAAAACCAGTGTTTTATTCCAATAAAAAAAAGCCTGCTTCAATATAAAATCTAGTCCCGGTTTCTGAGGATATTTGTTCTGCATCATAAAAAATTTATGCAAAAGTAAACATCAATAATTATTTTTGCAGAATGTTTTCAGTGAATCATCAAAAATTTATGGAAATGGATGAGCTTTCTCTTCAGAAGGTTCCCTATTTTTTCGTAATCGACTTTCTCTCGGAGAGTGTCGAAATATACCAGGAACATGAGATTGAAAAATCAGGTTTAATTATTGATTTTCAAGAGTTTTCAAACAAAAAAGAAACACACGCGTTAGATAAAAAAGTAATCTGGAAATCATTTCCGGAAACGTTGGAAAGCTTTAAAATCGGATTTGATAAAGTTCAGAAAAATATTCGTTTGGGAAACTCTTATTTAGTAAACTATACTAGAAAAACGAAGATAGAGACAAATTTAACCTTAGAAGAAATTTTTTATCATTCAAATGCAAAGTATAAAGTTTTTTATAAAGATTTTTTTGTATTTTTTTCTCCTGAAACTTTTGTGAAGATCATTAACGATAAAATTCTCACCTATCCCATGAAAGGCACTATTGATGCTTCTATTGAAAATGCTGCGGAAATACTGAAGAATGATAAAAAGGAAAAAGCAGAACATTATACCGTAGTAGATCTGCTCCGGAATGATCTGAGCATGGTGGCTGATGAGGTAAAAGTGGACCAGTTTCAGCATATTGATTTCATCAAAACCCAGCAAAAGGATCTGTATGCAATGAGTTCCGAAATTTCAGGAATAATAAAACCTGAATTTGATGGAAAAGTAGGAAGTATTATGCAGAAACTTCTTCCTGCAGGCTCTATTTTAGGAGCTCCCAAGCCTAAAACACTGGAAATAATTCTGGATGCAGAAGGTTATGAAAGAGGATATTACACGGGCGTTTGCGGCTGGTTTGACGGCCAAAATGTTGATAGCTGTGTGATGATCCGTTTTATAGAAAAAGAAGGAAATCAGCTTTATTTTAAAAGCGGAGGCGGTATAACGCACATGAGTAAGTTAGAAGACGAATATCAGGAAATGAAAAATAAAATCTATGTCCCAATTCATTGAAAGCATTAAAGTAGAAGATCAGGAGATTTTTCTATTGGATCTACACCAGAAGCGTGTCAATCAAACATTTTCCCATTTCGGGAAAGAAGACTCCATTGATCTGGCCAAGATCTATAAAAATCTGCAGCATGATGAGGATGGTCTTTTCAAACTAAGAATATCTTATGATCTCGACAAAAGAATCAGGACACAGATGATTCCTTATGCCATTCCTGAGATTCAGAATTTCAAGCTGGTAGAAAACAACAGTTTTGATTATTCATTCAAGTTTGAAGACCGTAAAGAATTGGATAAAATGAAGATGAAATCCAAAGCAGAAGAAATCATCATCGTTAAAAATAATCATATCACCGATACTTCTTTTTCCAATCTTTTATTTTTAAAAGGGAAAGATTGGTTTACTCCTGCCACTTATCTATTAAACGGGGTACAAAGACAGCATCTTTTAAAGCATAAAAAGATCAAAGAAGCGGAGATCACTTTACAAAATATAAAGCAATTCACCCATTTCCAGATCATTAATGCATTGAATGATTTTGATGATATGTTTATCTACCCTATCGACAGAATTATCAATCTGCCGGGGAATGAAGAATATCTTGATCTTTAGGATTATTTCATAAATTCAAAGTACGACTTCAGCACATCTGCACTATTCTTCCCGTGAGTATTTACTTCCAGGATTTTTGGCTGTGCATCAGGTTTGAAGAAGTTCTCAAGAACTCTGTCAAGCGTAATTTCATCCTCTACTCTTATATAGGAGAAGCCAAAGTGCTTGGCAAGAGATTCGGCATTCTTACGGTGTTTTGTGGCAATAAATTCGTCTAATGTATTCGGGTTGGCATTTCCAGGCCCCGGAATGATTTTAAAGATATTTCCTTCACCATTATTGAAGATCATAATTCTTACAAACGGCGGAATATATTGATTCCAAAGTCCATTAATATCGTAAAAGAAGCTTAAATCTCCCGTGATCAGCAAAGTAGGGTTTTCATTTTTAATAGCAAATCCCATTGCAGTAGAAGTAGACCCGTCAATACCACTGGTTCCTCTGTTACAGTATATTTTTCGCTTTCCAAAATCAAACAGCTGTGCATATCTGATCCCGGAGGAGTTGCTGAAATGAATATTATAATTTTCAGGAATCGTCTGTGAAGCTTTATTGAAAAAATAAAAGTCTGAGAAATCAATCGTATTTAAAAACTGCTCATGTTTAGCATCTTTTTTATCTCTTAAAACGTCCCAAAGGTTAAAATAAGGCCTAGGCTCCAGATTGATAAATTTCAACAATTTTGAAAAGAAAACCTCAGGCTTAACTTCAATTTTTTCTGTCAGTGAAAAATAAGTATCCGGCTGCCATACTTCATCCAGATGCCAGTGCTGCTTTGGGCGGGTACTTCTCAGGAACTGTTTTACTTTCTTGGAAACGACATTCTGCCCTACTGTAATCAATAGGTCAGGAGCATATGTTTTATAGTCTTCTTCTGTAAAATTAAAAATATAACGGTCTATATGTTTGAAAAACTTCTCGTGATGCAGGTTTGAATTGGCTTCACTTAAAACAATAACAGAATGATTTTTTACCAGTTGTGTCAATTGATTTTCCAATTCGGGACTGTAGTCCCTTGTTCCCACCAAAAGCATAATTCTTTGTGAGGTATGCCATTCCGCAATCAGATTTGAAGGAATTTCATATTCTTTGTGCTTGATTGTTTTTTCTACGGTAGGAAAAGTAGGAAGTTCCGAAACAAGCTCATACAAAGGTTCTTCTAAAGGAATATTAATATGCACCGGTCCCTGCTTTTCAAAGCAAAGTTCGATGGCTTTTTTAATGGTATCGAAATTAATATCTTCTGCATGTTCCTTACTGTCTTCCAAAAGCTGGAAGTCACCATAGGAATGCTGATGAAAAACATCCTTCTGTCTTATCGTCTGCCCATCAAACAGATCAACAAAATCAGTCGGTCTATCGGCAGTAAGCACTAATAATGGAATATTCTGATAAAAAGCTTCAGTAACGGCAGGATAGTAGTTCACAACTGCAGATCCGCTGGTACAGGTAATTGCTACCGGCTTTTTTTCGCTTTTTGCCATTCCCATTGCTACAAAAGCAGCACTTCTTTCGTCTACAATACTGAAACAGTTAAAACTATCTACCTCCGAAAAATGAATGGCCAAAGGAGCATTTCTTGACCCCGGAGAAATTACAATAT
This DNA window, taken from Chryseobacterium viscerum, encodes the following:
- a CDS encoding AI-2E family transporter — encoded protein: MMNKDKQISNVAIKQMSLLTIIVVLAGLICFNLALFIPSVLGAITIYVVCRKYNFYLQEEKKWRPSLAAFALMFASLIVLILPIYFIADLIIDKLGNAQAYMAKFNIFLDKIHSYIFSKTGFDILSKENMVKLKDNVGKFSTSAVSGTFNTLTVVMSMYFILYFMLEKPRLFEKILTSSAPLKRANISLIGDKMRKLIMANAIGIPVVAVGQGIVALIGYLIFGAPGAVLLFALTAAASVIPVVGTAIVYVPVCIFMIAEGNTVQGVGLAIYCVVVVGLTDNLLRFTLLKKLENIHPLNTVFGIIMGMNLFGFMGLIFGPILISLTLLLVQVYRNEFSDEYAPPDLELPGQDDIKEKLI
- a CDS encoding beta-carotene 15,15'-monooxygenase produces the protein MSEFNEFDQQGSVPNRDTGSIISHAFEMYKGVFGYGIVAMIIYLVGGSVIQMLTGFDSASIVEDMKSSGGDFNYWSAPGLPLYMGASSLFGLLLSPLYVGLIYMVNKYNTKSPIEFSDLFIGYRQNFVNILIYSLLSGIISSVALALCVLPIIFVYPFLLLGYPILLFENASATEALGKSFNIAKENYGIFLLTGFLGFLISIAGVILCGIGVILTAPFIMIVMYSTYCAFLGKPRQIMYSK
- a CDS encoding aminodeoxychorismate synthase component I; this translates as MFSVNHQKFMEMDELSLQKVPYFFVIDFLSESVEIYQEHEIEKSGLIIDFQEFSNKKETHALDKKVIWKSFPETLESFKIGFDKVQKNIRLGNSYLVNYTRKTKIETNLTLEEIFYHSNAKYKVFYKDFFVFFSPETFVKIINDKILTYPMKGTIDASIENAAEILKNDKKEKAEHYTVVDLLRNDLSMVADEVKVDQFQHIDFIKTQQKDLYAMSSEISGIIKPEFDGKVGSIMQKLLPAGSILGAPKPKTLEIILDAEGYERGYYTGVCGWFDGQNVDSCVMIRFIEKEGNQLYFKSGGGITHMSKLEDEYQEMKNKIYVPIH
- a CDS encoding aminotransferase class IV produces the protein MSQFIESIKVEDQEIFLLDLHQKRVNQTFSHFGKEDSIDLAKIYKNLQHDEDGLFKLRISYDLDKRIRTQMIPYAIPEIQNFKLVENNSFDYSFKFEDRKELDKMKMKSKAEEIIIVKNNHITDTSFSNLLFLKGKDWFTPATYLLNGVQRQHLLKHKKIKEAEITLQNIKQFTHFQIINALNDFDDMFIYPIDRIINLPGNEEYLDL
- the menD gene encoding 2-succinyl-5-enolpyruvyl-6-hydroxy-3-cyclohexene-1-carboxylic-acid synthase — its product is MKKYSSKRSIQILAHLLQQYGIADIVISPGSRNAPLAIHFSEVDSFNCFSIVDERSAAFVAMGMAKSEKKPVAITCTSGSAVVNYYPAVTEAFYQNIPLLVLTADRPTDFVDLFDGQTIRQKDVFHQHSYGDFQLLEDSKEHAEDINFDTIKKAIELCFEKQGPVHINIPLEEPLYELVSELPTFPTVEKTIKHKEYEIPSNLIAEWHTSQRIMLLVGTRDYSPELENQLTQLVKNHSVIVLSEANSNLHHEKFFKHIDRYIFNFTEEDYKTYAPDLLITVGQNVVSKKVKQFLRSTRPKQHWHLDEVWQPDTYFSLTEKIEVKPEVFFSKLLKFINLEPRPYFNLWDVLRDKKDAKHEQFLNTIDFSDFYFFNKASQTIPENYNIHFSNSSGIRYAQLFDFGKRKIYCNRGTSGIDGSTSTAMGFAIKNENPTLLITGDLSFFYDINGLWNQYIPPFVRIMIFNNGEGNIFKIIPGPGNANPNTLDEFIATKHRKNAESLAKHFGFSYIRVEDEITLDRVLENFFKPDAQPKILEVNTHGKNSADVLKSYFEFMK